The nucleotide sequence ATGTCATCGTTGCTGATGTTGCCACGATCCATTCCCTACATTGCCTACTCAAAAGTGGCGGGGTGCATCATTGGATTGGCTCCGGCAGCAATTTGTCTCGTCGCCGCTACGCTCCTGTTGCCTGACTTTCAGCCTCGCGATTTGGGGAACTTGCTGGCCGAGCCCGCCTTCTGGGGGGTTATCATGATTGTCCTGGTTTTTCTGCATCTCGTCGCGCTGCTGAGCCTCTTCGTGAAATGGGGGTCGCTTCCTCTCGCCTTTTTCCTGATGGGACCGATTTCCTTCTGTTGCCCAATCTGGCAAGTGGTGTTCATTTTCAGTCAACAAGTCACGAACGATTTCTGGGGTAAGCTTCCAGCGACGATGACCGTCTGGGTGCTGATCGGGCTGATTTGTTTCGTCTTTCAGATGATGATTGCAGCACGATTGCAGGAACTCGGGACGAAATGACTCTGGACACCATTGCCGGTGTCAAAGCTGGCTGGCAGCGTGTGGGCTCTGCGGTATCATGCAGTTGGATTTGACCGACCCGAATTCTGATTCGCTGTTCCTGTTGCCCACCGGAATCGACTATGTCCCAAATCGACAGTCTGCATCGGCAGCACCTCTTGTCCCGACGAGACGTATTAAGTCGAGCGGGAGCAGGTTTTGGTGCGATAGCGCTGGCCGGGATGTTTGCGGAGGAACAGAACCTTCTCGGAGCCCCTGAATCACCGCTCTTTTTACCTCACAAAGCAGGAACCGCACGGAATGTGATTTTCCTGTTTATGGACGGGGGGCCAAGTCATCTCGATACGTTTGATCCGAAGCCCCTCGTGAATGAGTATGCGGGAAAGCCTCTGCCCCCTTCGATTAAACGCGTGATCACTCCTATGGGGGTCACCGAGAACGGCCTGCTCGCCTCCAAAAGAACCTGGAAAAATTGCGGACAAAGCGGCCTGCCGGTTTCTGACTGGTATCCCCGCGTCGGCGAATGGATGGACGATATCTGCGTGATTCGGTCCTGTACTTCGGACGCATTGAATCACGTGGGGGGCGTGACTCAGATGAACACCGGCAGCATTCTCGGCGGGCGGCCGAGTCTGGGGGCCTGGGTCCACTATGGATTGGGTTCCGAAAATCGCAATCTCCCGGGGTATGTTGTGCTTCTGGACGGCGACCGAGAACCGCCCGGAGGAAACCGGGTGTGGGGAGCAGGATTTATGTCCGCAGGTCACCAGGGGACCAAGTTCCTGCCTGGCGACCATCCCATCCTGCACCTGAGCTCTCCCGCAGAGATCAGCGACCATCGCCAACGACGGAAGCTCGATTACATCAATCAGATCAATAGAGACCATCTGGCTCGTCGCCCAGGTGATAGTGAGCTCGAGGCTCGCATTGCTTCCTATGAACTTGCCTTTCAGATGCAGGCCCATGCCCCGGAAGCGGTGAATCTCGCCGAAGAATCCCAAGCCACCCACGAGGTCTATGGACTCAATCAGAAGCGAACACAAGCCTTCGGCAAGAACTGTCTGCTGGCAAGACGGCTGATCGAACGGGGCGTCCGCTTCGTTCAGGTCTATTCGGGCTCGGGCAGTCGGTGGGACGCCCATGCGAAGATCGAGCAGAACCATACCGAACTTTGCGGAGCGACTGATCAACCGATTGCGGCACTTCTCCAAGACCTCAAGCAGCGCGGACTTCTCGAAGAAACCCTGGTCGTGTGGGGAGGAGAATTCGGGCGGACACCGATGAGTGAGAAGGGGGATGGACGTGATCATAACCCCTATGGCTTCACAATGTGGCTGGCAGGGGGAGGGGTCAAAGGGGGACAAATCATCGGAGCGACGGATGATTTCGGGATGCACGCTGTTTCACGTCCCGTCCACGTGCATAGTCTTCACGCCACAATTCTGGCAGCATTAGGACTGGATCACACAGAGGTGATCTATCGGTTACAGGGGAGGCCGGAACGGCCGACGGTCAACGAAGGTGAAGTCATTGATGAAGTCTTCGGCTGAGCAAGTTTTGATGAGGAGACAAATTGATGTCGCTTCGGTTTGTCGCCGATGATCTGGCGGGCCTGCGGATCGATCGGCGTGAATGGTTGCGAATCGGAGGTCGTGCGGGGCTCGGATGCGGAATCGCATCGTCACTGAGTCAGCAAACCGCTTTCTCCGCTGACTTGGCCCATGTTTTGTCCCGCCCCGACGGGTTTGGGCGAGCCAAGTCGGTCGTCGTGCTCTATGCGAGTGGAGGACAGAGTCAGCTTGAGACCTGGGATCCCAAACCGGACGCACCTGAGCAGATCCGAGGCGAGTTTTCCTCCATAGAGACCTCGATCCCCGGCGTTCGGCTTTGTGAATATCTGCCGCGGATGGCTCGACTCGCGGATCAGTACACAATCATCCGGTCGATGTCGCATGATGACCTCGACCACGGTTCCGCCATTTATCTGTCGTTGACCGGTCAGTTTCACCCGCAGAAGTCTTCTAACTTTCCTCCCCGACCTGAGGATGCTCCTTCCCTGGGGGCGATCCTTCACCGAGTTCGTCCCACTTCCCTGTTCCCGTATTCGGCCATTGATCTGAATGGGCCCGTTCTGATTCCTGATCTCCCTTCCCCCGGTCAGGATGGTGGATTTCTCGGGCGGACCTACGAACCGCTTATGGTGGGTGATGTCACGGCCCCCTCTGCGATCTTGAACGGATTGGAACCACTACCCAAGCTTCCAACGATCCGGCAATCGGCCAGAAGCTCGCTGCTGGCCACGATCGATCGAGCTCGCGATCAACTGGAGAATCATCGTTCGACCAGAGCGATGAGTGAGCTTTACCGGCAGGCCTACACGCTACTGGCAAACCCGAAATGTCGGCTTGCATTTGATCTGACACAAGAGCCTGAAGCGGTGCGAAACCGTTACGGTCGTTTTCGGTCGGGCCAGGCCTGCCTGCTGGCTCGGCGTCTGGTCGAGGCAGAAGTGCCGTTGATTACGGTGTTCCTCAACGAGAGTATTCGAGGACAGGATAATGAATTCGGCGTCACTGACGCTTATGGCTGGGACACGCACAATGACATTTTCGACTCAATGAAAGCTCATCTGCTTCCCCGGTTCGATTTTTCTGTCTCAGCCTTGCTTGAGGATCTGCAAACCCGTGGATTACTAGACACGACTCTGGTCGTCTGCATGGGCGAGTTTGGGCGAGCACCCCGAGTTGCGGTGGAGCCCAATTTCAAAGGAAGTTCGCCAGGTCGCAAGCACTGGGCCACAGTTTACTCAATCATGCTTGCCGGGGCCGGAGTGGGTAAAGGACACGTCATCGGGGCGTCTGATCGAATCGGAGCCTATCCCGAATCGACACCTGTCTCCCCCGGCGATGTTGCCGCGACCATTTTTTCCTCACTGGGAATCGACCCTTCGGGACACTACAACGATCCGACCGGACGGCCAATTCCGCTCGCAACGGGACGTCCGGTGTCAGAGCTTTACCAGTAGTGTCGCCTGACAAAGTGTACCGGTAGTGTCGCCTGACAAAGTGTACCGGCTCGAAATTCTCAGAACGGTCTCAACGGAAGCCGGTCTGAGAACGCGGGCTCCCCTTTCGTACGATCCGGCGTCTTCGAACTTAGGCCTTCGGTCTGGCAAGCCGACTGAGCCCGCAACTGAGAAAGTAGAGCGGGATCCCCGCAAGAAACGGAACTGCGATCAGGGAGAGCAGTGGTCCCGCATAAGTGGCGGCGGAGTAGAGTCCAAATACGCATGTTGCACAAAACAGTAACGGGCAGAGTGGAAACAACGGCGCAGTAAAGGGGCGAGACCTGTCTCGGTCAATCCGTCTCAGAATGAAATAGGCTATTCCGGTGCTGAGAAAGAAGAGCCAGAAGATCGGGGCCGACGCGGCAAATAGCGTATCGAATCCACCATAATACGAATCCCAGGGCACGGGTTGCAGGTGAAGTTTCGTCAGAACAGCATCGATTATAGAGCGCCCCTGATGGGTCCCCACGGCGAGGATCATGATGACCGTCACGATGCCTTGCGCCAGCAGTGACCAGACGGGTGTGTTTGTGCGAGCCGACCAGCGTCCCAGGAGTGAAAACAACGCATGATCGGCCCCAACGACCGCGTGCACGCGTGAGACAGCGAGAATCAATCCATTCAATCCACCCAGCGCCGATATCATGACCAGCAGACTCATGGCACGGCCCGCGTTGGCTCCCAGTGCTGCCGCCAGCGCATCTGCAGCAGGCTTTTGAGAATTTCTCAGTCCTTCGAACCCCAGCGTCTGTAAGTACGCCATGTTCATGAGGACGTAGACTGTTGTGATCAGTCCTAATCCATAAAGCAGTGCGAGCGGAATATTGCGTGATCGGTTGCGAACTTCTGCAGTGACGAACGCGGCATCATTCCAGCCGCCGTAAGCGTAGAGAACCAGAATCATCGCCAGTGACCACCCCGGTCCAGTGATCGGTTTGGTTGCTGTCATTTCAGTCCCTGACTTTAAAGAAAGTCCGACGACGATCAGCATGACCAGTCCCAGCAGCTTCGCCGCGACGAGCACCTTTTGCGTGTGACGCCCAGCGTGGACTCCCAGCATATTGATCAGTGTCAGTCCGACGACGGAACCGAGCGCAAACCACACGACGCTCGCCGGTGGGGCATGAAAGACTTCGACTGCGTATTCCGCGAAGACGTAAGAAAGAGCACCAATACTGCCAGTTTGAATAATCGCCAGTTGGGACCATCCAAACAGAAATCCAGCCCAGGGTCCGAAAGCTCGCGTCAGATAGTTGTACTCGCCGCCTGACCGGGAATAGGTGGTGGCCAGTTCGGCGTAGCAGAGGGCACCAACAAATGAGAGTCCTCCGCACAACACCCACAGGGATAATGCGGCTGCGGGGCTGGGGACATTACTACAGATGATTCCGGGTGTCTTGTAGATCGTGCTGCCGATGACGATCCCGATCACCAGACTCACTGCGTCCCACAGTGACAAGGGACCGGATTCATCTCGTTCGTTCGTAGTGATCTCTGCCAATCGTTTCCCTTTGCGACGGTTTCGTTATGGATCATCCGACGATGAAAATCGTCATCGATCGGGATCCATGAGCTCCGATCACCAGCGACTGTTCAATATCCGCGGTCTTCGAGGGCCCGGCAATGAACCCCCCATAAGGCGAACCAGTCACGTCAAGCCGCTCATAAGCCTCGTACAGGTTGTTTACGATTGCGCTGGCCTGAACCACAAGTGAAAGGTGCTGGCAGAGAAAATAAATGACCCTGTGTTTGACAGCCTCGTCACTGACCCACACGGCGGCGTTTTCGGCGACGGCGACTCCTCCAGGCAAAATCGCGAAGTCGATGTCAGAAAGCTGATGAGGGTCAGCGATCGCATCAAGGTCGACATTACCTGTCACAGCAGCCGTGACGAGCGACAGCGTCTTCGATGCGGATGCGAACTGTGGAAGAGCATTCAGATGTTCCCGGATGTCTGCTTCAGACGCGACTCGGATAGCACGGCCGCCGATCGACTCCAGTACCGAAACGAATTGTGCAACGGGGTCTTCGTATTGAATCCAGGGCCCGTCTAAGGGTGGCAATGGAGCCGATTGAGGAAGTTGTCGACGAACTGATGCAAGAATCGAATCGCGTGAAGACATAACGATCTGCGATTTCCAATCGAGGGTAGTTCAAACAGGGCGAATCCTGGGTAATCGCACGCGAACTGGCATGCCCGATCTCCCGGAACTTGCCCACAGTCTAAACAAGGTGAAATCACAACGCACGTCTGCCGGCTGATTGAGTGAAGTATACCGGTTGGCGACCGAAACG is from Schlesneria sp. DSM 10557 and encodes:
- a CDS encoding DUF1501 domain-containing protein, encoding MSQIDSLHRQHLLSRRDVLSRAGAGFGAIALAGMFAEEQNLLGAPESPLFLPHKAGTARNVIFLFMDGGPSHLDTFDPKPLVNEYAGKPLPPSIKRVITPMGVTENGLLASKRTWKNCGQSGLPVSDWYPRVGEWMDDICVIRSCTSDALNHVGGVTQMNTGSILGGRPSLGAWVHYGLGSENRNLPGYVVLLDGDREPPGGNRVWGAGFMSAGHQGTKFLPGDHPILHLSSPAEISDHRQRRKLDYINQINRDHLARRPGDSELEARIASYELAFQMQAHAPEAVNLAEESQATHEVYGLNQKRTQAFGKNCLLARRLIERGVRFVQVYSGSGSRWDAHAKIEQNHTELCGATDQPIAALLQDLKQRGLLEETLVVWGGEFGRTPMSEKGDGRDHNPYGFTMWLAGGGVKGGQIIGATDDFGMHAVSRPVHVHSLHATILAALGLDHTEVIYRLQGRPERPTVNEGEVIDEVFG
- a CDS encoding DUF1501 domain-containing protein — its product is MSLRFVADDLAGLRIDRREWLRIGGRAGLGCGIASSLSQQTAFSADLAHVLSRPDGFGRAKSVVVLYASGGQSQLETWDPKPDAPEQIRGEFSSIETSIPGVRLCEYLPRMARLADQYTIIRSMSHDDLDHGSAIYLSLTGQFHPQKSSNFPPRPEDAPSLGAILHRVRPTSLFPYSAIDLNGPVLIPDLPSPGQDGGFLGRTYEPLMVGDVTAPSAILNGLEPLPKLPTIRQSARSSLLATIDRARDQLENHRSTRAMSELYRQAYTLLANPKCRLAFDLTQEPEAVRNRYGRFRSGQACLLARRLVEAEVPLITVFLNESIRGQDNEFGVTDAYGWDTHNDIFDSMKAHLLPRFDFSVSALLEDLQTRGLLDTTLVVCMGEFGRAPRVAVEPNFKGSSPGRKHWATVYSIMLAGAGVGKGHVIGASDRIGAYPESTPVSPGDVAATIFSSLGIDPSGHYNDPTGRPIPLATGRPVSELYQ
- a CDS encoding APC family permease, whose protein sequence is MAEITTNERDESGPLSLWDAVSLVIGIVIGSTIYKTPGIICSNVPSPAAALSLWVLCGGLSFVGALCYAELATTYSRSGGEYNYLTRAFGPWAGFLFGWSQLAIIQTGSIGALSYVFAEYAVEVFHAPPASVVWFALGSVVGLTLINMLGVHAGRHTQKVLVAAKLLGLVMLIVVGLSLKSGTEMTATKPITGPGWSLAMILVLYAYGGWNDAAFVTAEVRNRSRNIPLALLYGLGLITTVYVLMNMAYLQTLGFEGLRNSQKPAADALAAALGANAGRAMSLLVMISALGGLNGLILAVSRVHAVVGADHALFSLLGRWSARTNTPVWSLLAQGIVTVIMILAVGTHQGRSIIDAVLTKLHLQPVPWDSYYGGFDTLFAASAPIFWLFFLSTGIAYFILRRIDRDRSRPFTAPLFPLCPLLFCATCVFGLYSAATYAGPLLSLIAVPFLAGIPLYFLSCGLSRLARPKA
- a CDS encoding lactate utilization protein C, with amino-acid sequence MSSRDSILASVRRQLPQSAPLPPLDGPWIQYEDPVAQFVSVLESIGGRAIRVASEADIREHLNALPQFASASKTLSLVTAAVTGNVDLDAIADPHQLSDIDFAILPGGVAVAENAAVWVSDEAVKHRVIYFLCQHLSLVVQASAIVNNLYEAYERLDVTGSPYGGFIAGPSKTADIEQSLVIGAHGSRSMTIFIVG